In a single window of the Priestia filamentosa genome:
- a CDS encoding tryptophan transporter: MNTKVLVSLALLVGMGAVLHAVIPPIFLGMKPDMMLTMMFLGIMLFPQARNVFVLAIATGAIAALTTSFPNGQVANMIDKPLTAFLFLGLFLAVRRYKQSVVSTAVLTAIGTIVSGIVFLAAALALGSFSAAQFFGLVAAVVLPATAVNTFAMIVIYPIVQTIVKRSKITSQMS; this comes from the coding sequence ATGAATACAAAAGTATTAGTATCACTAGCTTTATTAGTCGGGATGGGTGCTGTACTGCATGCCGTTATTCCACCTATTTTTTTAGGTATGAAACCTGACATGATGTTAACAATGATGTTTTTAGGCATTATGCTTTTTCCCCAAGCAAGAAATGTTTTTGTTCTTGCTATTGCTACGGGAGCAATCGCAGCTTTAACAACTTCGTTTCCAAATGGGCAGGTTGCAAATATGATTGACAAACCTTTAACAGCGTTCTTATTTTTAGGATTATTTTTAGCTGTTCGTCGCTACAAACAGTCTGTCGTATCAACAGCCGTTTTAACAGCTATTGGAACAATTGTTTCAGGGATAGTTTTCCTAGCAGCTGCTCTTGCACTAGGATCTTTCTCAGCAGCACAGTTCTTTGGGCTCGTGGCAGCCGTTGTACTACCCGCAACAGCTGTTAATACGTTTGCTATGATTGTAATTTACCCAATTGTGCAAACCATTGTTAAACGCTCTAAGATTACTTCTCAGATGTCTTAA
- the serC gene encoding 3-phosphoserine/phosphohydroxythreonine transaminase — MVRAHNFNAGPSALPLDVLKKAQEELIDFKGTGMSVMELSHRSKEFEDVLADAKDRLKKLMEIPDTHEILFLQGGASLQFSMLPMNFLQEGKVGAYVVTGSWSKKALKEAQNFGETVVVASTEDDSFTHIPEVSVNTLPENTGYLHITTNNTIYGTQWQDFPNFGDVPVFADMSSDILSKKVDVSKFAVIYGGAQKNLGPSGVTIVILRKDLLNQQNSGLPTMLDYTTHIKANSLFNTPPTFGIYMLSLVLEWVEQNGGVEGIQKRNEEKAALLYDLMDEFPEFYTPHARKDSRSLMNVTFTMPNEELTKDFLQKAKAEGFIGLNGHRSIGGCRASIYNAVPIETCQALAQFMKSYREAHLQSVK; from the coding sequence ATGGTACGCGCACACAATTTTAATGCTGGTCCATCTGCTTTACCGCTTGATGTATTAAAGAAAGCTCAAGAAGAATTAATTGATTTTAAAGGAACAGGCATGTCTGTTATGGAACTTTCCCACCGAAGCAAAGAGTTTGAAGACGTTCTAGCAGATGCAAAAGATCGTCTAAAGAAATTAATGGAAATCCCAGATACACATGAAATCCTCTTCCTTCAAGGCGGAGCAAGCTTACAATTTTCTATGCTTCCTATGAACTTCCTTCAAGAAGGAAAAGTTGGAGCTTATGTTGTGACAGGTTCATGGTCTAAAAAGGCTCTTAAAGAAGCTCAAAACTTCGGAGAAACAGTCGTAGTTGCTTCAACAGAAGATGATTCTTTCACACATATTCCAGAAGTAAGTGTAAACACGCTGCCTGAAAACACAGGGTATCTTCATATTACAACGAACAATACAATCTATGGTACACAGTGGCAGGATTTCCCTAACTTTGGAGATGTTCCTGTTTTTGCTGATATGTCAAGTGACATCTTATCAAAGAAAGTTGACGTATCTAAATTTGCTGTTATTTATGGAGGAGCTCAAAAAAACCTTGGTCCTTCTGGTGTAACAATTGTGATCTTACGCAAAGACCTTCTCAATCAACAAAATAGCGGACTTCCAACAATGCTTGATTATACAACACACATTAAAGCCAATTCTTTATTCAATACACCACCAACGTTCGGTATTTATATGCTTTCTCTCGTACTAGAATGGGTTGAGCAAAACGGCGGTGTTGAAGGCATCCAAAAAAGGAACGAAGAAAAAGCTGCTCTTCTTTATGATTTAATGGATGAGTTTCCTGAGTTTTATACACCTCATGCACGAAAAGACAGCCGCTCCCTTATGAATGTAACGTTCACAATGCCTAATGAAGAATTAACAAAAGACTTCCTTCAAAAAGCAAAAGCAGAAGGATTTATTGGACTAAATGGACATCGCTCTATTGGCGGATGTCGCGCTTCTATCTATAATGCAGTACCAATTGAAACATGCCAAGCATTAGCCCAATTTATGAAGTCTTATCGTGAAGCACACCTTCAATCAGTAAAATAG
- a CDS encoding HIT family protein — protein sequence MKHDDQCIFCKIINGDIPSAKVFENEHVYAFLDLSQVTKGHTLVIPKVHTRNIFDLTPEVASNLFEAVPSIATGIKEAFSAEGLNVLNNNEEIAGQTVFHYHLHLIPRYGKGDGFGAVWKTHSEKYSNEDLQEISQNITDKINL from the coding sequence ATGAAGCATGATGATCAATGTATCTTCTGTAAAATTATCAACGGAGACATTCCAAGTGCGAAAGTATTCGAAAATGAACATGTGTATGCTTTTTTAGATCTTAGTCAAGTAACAAAGGGACATACGCTTGTTATTCCAAAAGTACATACAAGAAATATCTTTGACTTAACACCTGAAGTGGCATCAAATCTATTTGAAGCAGTCCCTAGTATTGCTACAGGTATTAAAGAAGCTTTTTCAGCAGAAGGTCTCAATGTTTTAAATAACAATGAAGAAATTGCAGGACAAACCGTTTTCCATTATCATCTTCACCTTATTCCTCGCTATGGTAAAGGAGACGGTTTTGGAGCGGTATGGAAGACACATAGCGAAAAATACTCTAATGAGGATTTACAAGAAATCTCTCAAAACATTACGGATAAAATCAATTTATGA
- a CDS encoding ABC transporter ATP-binding protein translates to MTALLKLSNVTGGYTRNPVLKDISFEVKKGELVGLIGLNGAGKSTTIKHVIGTMEPREGTISINGKTLKQDMETYRSQFTFIPETPVLYEELTLEEHLRLTAMAYNIDENTYEKRLPVLLKEFRMDKKLKWFPAHFSKGMKQKVMIMCAFLVQPSLYIIDEPFLGLDPLGIQSLLDLMVEMKDQGAAILMSTHILATAEKYCDRFIILHNGKVHASGTIEELRTQFSMPKASLDEIYVALTKEDGYE, encoded by the coding sequence ATGACTGCACTGTTAAAACTTTCGAATGTAACAGGAGGATATACGAGGAATCCTGTATTAAAAGATATTTCTTTTGAGGTGAAAAAGGGAGAGCTCGTTGGATTAATCGGATTGAACGGAGCTGGAAAAAGTACAACAATCAAACATGTGATTGGTACAATGGAGCCGCGTGAAGGAACGATTTCTATTAATGGAAAAACATTAAAACAGGATATGGAAACATACAGATCACAGTTTACCTTTATCCCTGAGACACCTGTTTTATATGAAGAGTTAACGCTAGAAGAACATCTACGTTTAACAGCTATGGCTTATAACATTGATGAAAATACATATGAAAAGCGCTTGCCAGTTTTATTAAAAGAGTTCCGTATGGACAAGAAACTAAAGTGGTTTCCAGCTCATTTCTCAAAAGGAATGAAGCAAAAGGTTATGATCATGTGCGCTTTTTTAGTGCAGCCTTCACTTTATATTATTGATGAGCCTTTCTTGGGGCTTGATCCACTTGGTATTCAATCACTATTAGATTTAATGGTGGAAATGAAAGACCAAGGGGCAGCTATTTTAATGTCAACCCATATCTTAGCAACTGCTGAAAAATATTGTGATCGATTTATTATTTTACATAATGGAAAAGTACACGCATCAGGAACAATTGAAGAGCTTAGAACGCAATTTAGTATGCCAAAGGCAAGCCTTGATGAAATTTACGTAGCACTTACGAAGGAAGACGGCTATGAATGA
- a CDS encoding ABC transporter permease, translating to MNDINALWRQRFKENAKEIRRYGRYILNDHLKYILIFFILIGAYYYQQFLEGLPENFNGAPFIAIVVAFFLTRGTVYTFFKHGDLVFLLPMEKRLSSYIRNSFWLTYMIQFYILLIVVGVLAPLYLAMGNNTFKNVLFILLILTVVKGLNLFMTWAISRYPEKGIHVYSVVFRYILNALVSYFLFVDAHPLFWIATFFILLVLTVYFYSDTKKRPFYWEGLISLEEKRMMLFYRLANSFTDIPNVGDEPKRRRYLDVLVQFIPYKQKETYHHLYARTFLRAGGYLGLVIRLTFVGAFCLYFLPFTIGNIVTVLLFVYMTAIQLMPLWKHHHYKIWINLYPISETVKEATFLRFFFVILAGQAFALSVLLAVFHTPLAGILAFISSLIVFYLFTYQYVRAKMRKKH from the coding sequence ATGAATGACATAAATGCGCTATGGAGACAAAGATTCAAAGAAAATGCTAAAGAAATTCGACGCTATGGACGCTATATTTTAAACGATCACTTAAAGTATATTTTAATCTTTTTTATTTTGATTGGAGCTTATTACTATCAGCAATTTCTTGAAGGTTTGCCAGAAAACTTTAATGGAGCCCCATTTATTGCAATTGTTGTTGCTTTCTTTTTAACAAGAGGCACAGTATATACGTTTTTTAAACATGGAGATTTAGTATTCTTGTTGCCAATGGAAAAGCGGCTTTCGTCATATATAAGAAATTCTTTTTGGTTAACATATATGATCCAGTTTTACATTTTATTAATTGTTGTCGGAGTGCTTGCACCTCTTTACTTGGCGATGGGGAACAATACATTTAAAAACGTACTGTTTATTTTGCTTATTCTAACGGTTGTGAAAGGCCTTAATTTATTTATGACATGGGCTATTTCACGTTATCCAGAGAAAGGGATTCATGTCTATAGCGTAGTGTTCCGCTATATTTTGAATGCTTTAGTTTCTTACTTTTTGTTTGTTGACGCCCATCCGCTTTTTTGGATTGCTACATTCTTCATTTTGCTCGTTTTAACAGTATACTTCTATAGTGATACAAAAAAGCGTCCTTTTTATTGGGAAGGTTTGATCTCTCTTGAGGAGAAGCGAATGATGCTTTTTTATAGACTAGCTAATTCATTTACAGATATTCCTAATGTTGGAGATGAACCAAAACGTCGTCGCTATTTAGATGTTTTAGTACAGTTTATACCTTATAAACAAAAGGAAACATATCACCATCTTTATGCGCGAACTTTCCTTAGAGCTGGAGGCTATTTAGGGCTTGTCATTCGATTAACGTTTGTTGGAGCCTTCTGTTTATATTTCTTGCCATTTACGATTGGAAATATTGTGACAGTTCTCCTTTTTGTATATATGACAGCTATTCAGCTTATGCCTTTATGGAAGCATCATCACTATAAAATTTGGATAAATCTTTATCCAATTAGTGAGACGGTTAAGGAGGCAACGTTTTTGCGTTTCTTCTTCGTTATTCTTGCTGGGCAAGCTTTTGCATTAAGTGTTTTACTTGCAGTTTTTCATACACCTTTAGCAGGAATACTTGCTTTTATTTCCTCTCTAATTGTGTTTTATTTGTTCACGTATCAGTATGTGAGAGCGAAGATGAGAAAAAAGCACTAA
- a CDS encoding EcsC family protein yields MTYEQDVLYMAEMWKHELNKKPSMFERAAKRAQIGISNKIPERFHLVVTEAMKKMVSAVLTGSDYTTKLKEPLPASFQEREEKVKAAIKRYQTTASLEGAGTGAGGIFLGMADFPLFLSIKMKCLFQIALLYGLDLKKYEERIYLLHIFHLAFCRDDHKNSVLQNIKEWEENPKKEIDWRTFQQEYRDYLDLAKLLQLAPGVGAVVGAVVNYRLVEHLGETAMNVYRLRLLSSKREEKI; encoded by the coding sequence ATGACTTATGAACAAGACGTTCTCTATATGGCAGAAATGTGGAAACATGAACTGAATAAAAAACCTTCAATGTTTGAAAGGGCGGCGAAAAGAGCACAAATAGGAATTTCCAACAAAATTCCAGAGCGCTTTCATCTTGTTGTTACAGAAGCAATGAAAAAGATGGTGAGTGCTGTTTTGACAGGTTCTGATTATACAACAAAGTTAAAAGAGCCACTCCCAGCATCTTTCCAAGAGCGAGAGGAGAAAGTAAAAGCAGCAATTAAGCGATATCAAACAACAGCATCGCTTGAAGGAGCGGGAACAGGAGCAGGGGGAATATTTTTAGGAATGGCAGATTTCCCACTTTTCTTATCTATCAAAATGAAGTGTTTGTTTCAAATTGCGCTTCTTTACGGACTTGATCTTAAAAAATATGAAGAACGAATTTACCTTCTTCACATCTTTCATCTTGCTTTTTGTCGCGATGATCATAAGAACAGTGTTTTACAAAATATTAAAGAGTGGGAAGAAAATCCTAAAAAGGAAATCGATTGGCGTACTTTTCAACAGGAGTATCGAGATTATCTAGATTTAGCCAAACTACTCCAACTTGCTCCAGGAGTAGGAGCTGTTGTTGGAGCTGTTGTAAACTACCGCCTTGTTGAACATTTAGGAGAGACAGCAATGAATGTATATCGCTTGCGCTTGCTGTCTTCAAAAAGGGAAGAAAAGATCTAG
- a CDS encoding antibiotic biosynthesis monooxygenase family protein produces MKKVYITNGTENYLGKLANEHLQENTLLLVSPDNAALLHETEGDTFFKEGRNYEVLDSVGEVVKNGFAVFNNIPVTEEGRPLFEHRFKNRAGKIETEPGFLALRVLRPTNSDTYVIFTLWEDEKSFLDWKESNSFKTAHKKQGTSEGLDQQKQVFPRPSYITSFRVKEA; encoded by the coding sequence ATGAAGAAAGTTTATATTACAAATGGAACTGAAAATTATTTAGGTAAACTTGCAAATGAACATCTTCAGGAAAATACGCTTTTACTTGTTTCTCCTGACAATGCTGCTCTTCTTCACGAAACGGAAGGAGACACTTTTTTTAAAGAAGGACGAAATTACGAAGTACTAGATTCTGTTGGAGAGGTTGTCAAAAATGGATTTGCTGTTTTTAACAACATTCCTGTTACAGAAGAAGGGCGCCCTCTTTTTGAACACCGCTTCAAAAACCGAGCAGGAAAAATTGAGACAGAACCTGGATTTTTAGCTTTACGCGTACTGCGTCCAACAAATAGCGACACATACGTGATTTTTACTCTCTGGGAAGATGAAAAAAGCTTTCTTGATTGGAAAGAATCCAATTCTTTTAAGACTGCTCATAAGAAACAAGGAACGTCTGAAGGACTTGATCAGCAAAAACAAGTCTTTCCGAGACCATCTTATATAACATCATTCAGAGTAAAAGAAGCATAA
- a CDS encoding transglycosylase domain-containing protein, with the protein MYKKGIVAGGIVVGLLLVGVIGYFIIILLGDYIIDEKKLVLNSATTLVDQNGKEITKLYVENRDPVPIEDIPDHVKEAFIATEDVRFYEHNGIDLKSISRAVYKNILAGGKAEGASTITQQLAKNVFLSNEKTFLRKGKEAIIAMNLENRYSKDKILEMYLNQVYLGQGAYGVQAASHVYFNKDVSELTADQSAVLAAMLKAPTTYSPILNPDKSLERRNVVLGLMEKSGYLSAKETVRLQGKTLGTDVVTRAKEPSYFTYFDMVMEEAKDRYSLSNEELLRGGYEITVPLNTSVQKKAYELFQEGSYFPGTDDSVQGAFVLLDNKTGGVTAAIGGRDYVQKGLNRLNIKRQPGSTFKPLAVYGPALEEKKFKPYSLLRDEVVSYNGYEPHNAHEEYRGKITMYDALKDSVNTSAVWTLNKLGVPKSKEYLEKLHMPIEDNGLAIALGGLREGVTPLQIASAYQTFANGGVHVEPHFITKIQTADGEAVKKTEKVKKERVFSKQTSWYMTKMLQAVVEDGTATAGTFSGALAGKTGTTTFPNVKGANKDVWFAGYTPQYTGTVWMGYDKTNSSHYLTGGSSKPTILFKDILSQSSIETKESFKKPKKTKDLKDPIRLEKIDDLTGDKGVFSLTLEWTPSGDKRVVYYIYEEKEGETKLVGKVKGKGKYEVEGANVFSSSTFYVIPYNTQTKERGEKSNKVSPSLFGFQAS; encoded by the coding sequence ATGTATAAGAAAGGAATTGTTGCAGGTGGAATCGTTGTTGGACTCCTGTTAGTAGGTGTTATCGGCTACTTCATTATTATTCTTTTAGGAGATTACATTATCGACGAGAAAAAGTTGGTTTTAAATTCTGCCACAACACTTGTGGATCAAAACGGCAAGGAAATTACGAAACTATACGTAGAAAACCGAGATCCTGTTCCAATTGAAGACATTCCAGACCATGTAAAGGAAGCATTTATTGCAACAGAAGATGTTCGTTTTTACGAGCATAATGGAATAGATTTAAAATCGATTTCAAGAGCGGTATATAAAAATATTTTAGCAGGAGGAAAAGCGGAAGGAGCAAGCACCATTACCCAGCAACTTGCTAAAAATGTGTTTCTATCAAATGAAAAAACATTCTTGCGTAAAGGAAAAGAAGCCATTATTGCCATGAATCTCGAAAATCGCTACAGCAAAGATAAGATTCTAGAAATGTATTTAAATCAAGTGTACTTAGGACAAGGAGCATATGGAGTGCAAGCAGCTTCACATGTTTACTTTAATAAAGACGTTTCAGAATTAACAGCAGACCAAAGTGCAGTTTTAGCTGCTATGCTTAAAGCACCAACAACATACTCTCCAATTCTAAATCCTGATAAAAGTTTAGAAAGACGCAATGTCGTTCTTGGACTTATGGAGAAGTCCGGATATTTATCAGCGAAGGAAACGGTACGGCTTCAAGGGAAAACGCTCGGAACAGATGTTGTGACACGTGCAAAAGAGCCTAGCTATTTTACGTATTTTGATATGGTGATGGAAGAAGCCAAAGATAGGTATTCTTTATCAAATGAAGAACTTCTAAGAGGTGGCTATGAAATTACAGTACCGTTAAATACGAGCGTGCAAAAGAAAGCATATGAACTGTTTCAAGAAGGAAGCTATTTTCCAGGAACAGATGATAGCGTACAAGGCGCTTTTGTCCTTCTTGATAACAAAACAGGTGGAGTCACCGCTGCTATTGGAGGAAGAGATTATGTTCAAAAAGGCCTTAATCGTCTCAATATAAAGCGCCAACCAGGATCTACTTTTAAGCCGTTAGCGGTTTATGGACCTGCTCTTGAAGAGAAAAAATTTAAGCCATATTCACTTTTAAGAGATGAAGTTGTTTCATATAACGGCTATGAACCACATAATGCCCATGAAGAGTACCGAGGGAAAATCACTATGTATGATGCATTAAAAGATTCAGTTAATACATCTGCTGTGTGGACATTAAACAAACTTGGGGTACCAAAAAGTAAGGAATATTTAGAGAAACTCCATATGCCTATTGAAGATAACGGTCTTGCTATTGCGCTTGGTGGTTTAAGAGAGGGAGTAACACCTCTCCAAATTGCTTCAGCATATCAAACATTTGCTAATGGAGGCGTTCACGTTGAGCCTCATTTTATTACTAAAATTCAAACAGCAGACGGAGAAGCGGTGAAAAAAACTGAAAAAGTAAAAAAAGAAAGAGTATTTTCCAAACAAACATCGTGGTATATGACAAAAATGCTACAAGCAGTTGTGGAAGATGGAACAGCAACAGCCGGGACGTTCTCAGGAGCTCTTGCAGGAAAAACAGGTACAACAACCTTTCCAAATGTCAAGGGAGCCAATAAAGATGTTTGGTTTGCAGGATATACGCCACAGTATACAGGAACAGTGTGGATGGGATATGACAAGACAAACTCTTCTCATTATTTAACTGGAGGAAGCTCAAAGCCAACCATTCTTTTTAAAGACATTCTGTCACAGTCTTCTATTGAAACGAAAGAGTCATTTAAAAAACCTAAGAAAACAAAAGATTTAAAAGATCCGATTCGGTTAGAGAAAATCGATGACTTAACAGGTGATAAAGGCGTGTTTTCTTTAACACTAGAATGGACTCCTTCAGGAGATAAACGCGTTGTTTACTATATTTATGAAGAAAAAGAAGGCGAAACAAAGCTTGTTGGCAAAGTAAAAGGAAAGGGCAAATATGAAGTGGAAGGAGCTAATGTTTTTAGTTCTTCAACATTCTACGTTATACCTTATAACACACAAACGAAAGAACGTGGAGAGAAGTCAAATAAAGTATCTCCGTCTCTTTTTGGATTTCAAGCTTCCTGA